Part of the Gammaproteobacteria bacterium genome is shown below.
CCATTTCATAGCCACGATATCACCGATATTTGCCCCTTGAACATTGAAAGCCAAGTAGGGATTCTTGGACATTGCACCACTCCATTGGGCAGTGAGGATAGTTTTACCGTTCAGGTCGCAGACTACTTCCTCGATGAAGTGGGCAGGGATCATCTCGCCGGTTTTGCTATCTTTGCGCTGCCCACTCTCCATAGGATGATTGATGAGCGATTTAACGGTAACAACATTGCCGTTGAGTTGCGCACGAAGTTTTATGGTATTGCTGGCCATGAGAAATCCTCAAAGAGACATGCGCGAGTGGCATACATTAGGTTTACCACCGTATCAAAGATATTATTTTTAAATAGCAGCGCTTGGATTCAACTACCGCAGCCGCCACTGATCACCTTCACTTCCTTGGTAGTAATGAAGCGCTTATCACCGGATTTGACCAGCGCGATAACCTCGGAGGTTTTGGCTATCTTGATGCGGGTGGAGATGTTGGGCAACACCTCAGGACCGAGGATAAACACAGCGGAAAGCGGATGTGGATTATCTTTGACAAGGATAGAGATGGTCTCAACATTGGGTAGACTGCTTTCCACGGTTACCGAAACCACCGCGCCATTCTCGGCGATATCGGGAGTTTTAAGAACAATATTGGGAGATGCTGTTCCTTCATCACCACCCAAGGCACCTTTCATATCCTTGGCATCAAACAATCCAGCGGGCCATTCGGCCAAGGCCTGGGTTGATTTTAACAAACCGCTACCAATGGCAATCTTTAACAGACTGGTAGCTAGGGTGCTTTTCAAAAAGATTCGACGATTACTGGTCATCGGGGTCATTCTGGAATATCTCCGGATAGTGGCCTATATTCTCCTAGGAGACCAAACGGTAAAATCTTTGGAAAAGTCCCGTGACTCTACCGATTTCCTAAATATAGGTGTTATGGTTATCACTGTGTATACAGATAATCAACGATAAGATTAATCTCCTGCTCGCTGAGAATCTGGTTACGACCAAAAGGTGGCATCACAGTAAGAGGGGTGAGTACGGTAGGATCGT
Proteins encoded:
- a CDS encoding sulfur-oxidizing protein SoxZ, producing MASNTIKLRAQLNGNVVTVKSLINHPMESGQRKDSKTGEMIPAHFIEEVVCDLNGKTILTAQWSGAMSKNPYLAFNVQGANIGDIVAMKWKDNKGDSDSIEIKVAS
- a CDS encoding sulfur-oxidizing protein SoxY, which gives rise to MTPMTSNRRIFLKSTLATSLLKIAIGSGLLKSTQALAEWPAGLFDAKDMKGALGGDEGTASPNIVLKTPDIAENGAVVSVTVESSLPNVETISILVKDNPHPLSAVFILGPEVLPNISTRIKIAKTSEVIALVKSGDKRFITTKEVKVISGGCGS